The genomic window CGAGCTCCTCGTGGTAAAGGAGGTAGATATCTTTCTCGCCGATGCCTTCAGGGAAATCGAAGACCCGCTTGTACTCCAGCGGCTTGGTAGTAACCCATTCGCCATCTTCCCAATAGCGGCCATTGGCGGTGATTTCGCGGATATTGATCTCGGGGTTGAAGTTGGTGGCAAACGGCAGTCCGTGGTCACCAGCATTACAGTCGAGAATATCGAGGGTCTTCATACGATCAAAATGGTGTTTGTTCGCATGGGCGGTAAAAACGCTGGTTACGCCCGGATCAAAACCACTGCCGAGCAGCGCCATCAGGCCGGCCTTCTCGAATTTCTCCTGGTAGGCCCATTGCCATTTGTATTCGAACTTGGCTTCTTCGGGCGGTTCGTAGTTGGCAGTATCCAGGTAGTGAACCCCGGTCTCCAGGCAGGCATCCATGATGTGCAGATCCTGGTAAGGCAGGGCCACGTTGATCACCATGTCCGGCTTCACTTTCTCGATCAGCTTGACGAGTTCCGGCACATTGTCGGCGTCCACCTCGGCAGTATCGATCATGCGCGGCAACATCTCGGCGATCTTGTCACACTTGCTCTTGGTGCGGCTCGCCAGAGTGATATGTTCAAAAACGTCCTCTACCTGAGCGCACTTGTGCGCAACCACCTGGCCGACGCCGCCGGCGCCAATAATCAGTACTCTGGCCATGAAAATCCTCCACTAATTTTCGCAGTCGCCTTCTGACTGAAACTCCGGGGCAGTTAGTTGCTGCCCCAGTCTGCTCTATTTCTCAAAATAGGTGTAACCGCTCATGCTGGCGGTGTAGGTGTGTAAAATCTGCTTGCGTTGCTGCGCAGTAATTTTTCCGTCTTTTACCGCCTTCTCGGCCAGCTTGCGGAACCGCTCGAACATATCCTGCGGGCGGTATTCCACATAGCTGAGGACGTCAGCAATGCTGTCGCCGTGAATTTCCCTGCTGTAGTCAAAACTGCCGTCCTCGTGAATCCGTACACTGACCACGTTGGTGTCACCAAACAGGTTGTGCAGGTCACCCAGTGTTTCCTGATAAGCGCCAATCAGGAATGAACCGAGGATGTAATCCTCGCCTTCTTTGAGCTCATGCAAGGGCAGTGTGCGCTGTTCCTCCTGTCGCCCGATAAAACGGTCAATCTTGCCATCACAGTCACAGGTGATGTCGGCAATGATGGCCGAGCGGGTCGGCGCCTCGTGATGCCGGTGTATCGGCACCAGCGGGAACAGCTGGTCGATGGCCCAGATATCCGGCAGAGACTGGAACAGACTGAAGTTCCCATAATAGATATCGGAGAGGGCTACCGGCAGTGACTGCAGGTCGACAGGGACTTCCTCCGCTTCGTCCAGCAGCACGCGGATTTTCTGCGCGCCGTGCAGGAACAGGTTTTCGGCATTGGCGCGCTCACGCAGGCTTACCTGGCCATGCAGGTAAAGGGAGCGGATTTCATCCCGGTAGTAGAGGGCATCGTTATAGCTCTCCTGCAGGTTGCTGCTGTTTACACTGTCGACCGCTTCCTTCAGGTTGCGCAGCATCGGGTGGTCATCTTCGCCGATCTTGTTGGTGTCGATGGCAACCGGCTCGTAACGGGTGGTGTCGAGGATGTCGAACAGCAGCACCGAAGAGTAGGCCACGGTGGCGCGACCGGATTCGGTGATGATGACCGGGTGCTCCACGCCCTCGCTATCCAGGGTGCCCATGATTGCCTCGACCACATCAACGCAATATTCGTCCAGCGAATAGTTGCGGCTGTGTGTGTCATTGGTCTTCGAGCCGTCGTAATCAACCGCCAGGCCTCCGCCGAGATCGAGATAGCCCATGGCGGCGCCTTCCTCGACCAGGTCGGCATAGTAACGACACGCTTCGAGCACACCGGTACGGATATCGCGAATATTCGGTACCTGGGAGCCGAGGTGGTAGTGCAACAGTTTCAGGCAGTCGAGCATGTCGTGGCGGCGAAGCTCGTCCACCATCGCGATCAGGTCATTACTGCCGAGACCGAAGATGCTGCGGTCACCGCTGGTGGCATTCCAGTAACCGCCGACTTTCGAGGCCAGCTTTATACGCACGCCAATGTTCGGCCGCACCTGCTCTCGTTCGGCACAGCTGATAATGGTGGCGACCTCTGATGGGGTCTCCACAACGAAAAATACCTGTACCCCCAGCCGCATGGCCTGCAGGCCGAGGTTGATGAATTCCTCGTCTTTGTAGCCATTGCAGACGATCAGGGAGTCGGTGCTCTCGAGGGTGGAGAGGGCGGTAATCAGTTCCGCCTTGCTGCCGGCCTCCAGGCCGTGATTGAACGGCTTGCCGGCCTTGGCTATTTCCTCGATGACCTGGCACTGCTGATTAACCTTGATAGGGAAAACACCGCGGAATACATTGCGGTAGCCGCACTGATCGATTGCTTTGGCAAAGGACTGGTTGAGCAACGCGACCTGCGCATCGAGCAGATTCTCGATGCGTAGCAACAAGGGCATACCGAGGCCGCGCTCCACCGCGCCACTGGCAATATCCATCAGCGATACGGTGTTGGTGGCGCCGGTGCTGTTTGTCACCTTGACGCTGATTTCGCCGCTTTCATTCAGATCAAAATAACCGGCGCCCCAGTTACGGATGCCATAAAGCTCCGCCGAGTCCTCGCAGGTCCAGTCTTTTACTTGTTGCTTTTTCATGACGCCTCAATGATCCGGGGGTCTGAAGGGGCGCGAATCTTGCGCCGAGTGTGTCCGGAAAGCAATAACTATAGATAACAAAGTGTAAAAAAAAGTTATCGAAAAACTAAAGGCTTATTCGGTTTTTCCTGTTTTTTTATTGGCGAGGTTTTTGATGCCAGTACGGCAACGTAACAGGGAGTAATTACGTCTTCAAACCGAAGGTGAGAGTTAAATAATTATTCGGTTTTTATATTCCGGAAGTGCTGACGATAAAATTAAAAAAGGCAGCCCGGGTGGCTGCCTTTTAATGGGGTGTTTTGCTGTTCAGTAATAGATGCCCGGGTTGTCCACGATCCGATAACCGCGGCGGTGGCCGTCCCATAGGTAGTAGGTGTCATAGGCAACGTAGTAGTTACGTCCGCCAAATACGACACTCACCGCCGAGCCCGGAAGGCTGGTGACGATGGCGCCAATGGGCGGCTGCGCCACGACATAGGCACCCTGGTGCGGACGGTAGAAAATGCCATCACTGTAGAAGAAACCGATGCCGCCAAAACTGACGCGGATAAAGTTTTGCGGCAGGTGGCGCCAGCGATAACCGTAGTGATAGTGGGAAGGGCGCCAGTGGTGACGGTGCTTCCGGTAGTGCTTGCGCTTCTTGTAGTGGCCTCTGTCGCCATGCTTGGCATAGTAAGGCTTACCATAATGGGGGCGTTTATGGTGGTCGCGATCTTTGCCTTTGCCGTGACCCCAGGCGTGTCCGCTCCCCGGGTGATCGCGGCGGTCATCACGTTTCCAGTGTTTGCCACCCCGGTTCCGGTCCCAATCCCGATCCTGGCGGTTTTTCGGACGGTGATCGCCCTGGTAGTTTTCGCCCTGGTGGTTTTCGCCGCGGCCGCGATGCTGTTGACGCTGGCGGTGCTTCTCTTTCTGGTAAGCGCGCTCGAAGGCGGAACCGGCCGGCGAGTTGTCGGCGAGGGCAAGCCCGGGTCCGACGAGCAGCAGGCCGGCGGTGGCGAGGGTGGTGATTAATGTTTTCATGTCGCTCTCCAAGGTGCCGCTGCTGCGGCCTCTGATACGATGGAGAGCAGTTTGCCGTCCGGCGACTGAATCTTTCCTGAACCGCATTGGCAGCGCGACAAATCACATCGTGAGGGCGGCCGGTGAAAGTTGAAGGCTTGTTCTAATTTCGCGACGTTCTATGGATTTGAGCAGCTTTTTACCGAAATTCGGCAAATTTTGGTTGTTTTTTGCCCTGTGGCTATATTGTGGGCGTCGAATCCTCCGAGTATGATGCCGCGCACATTTGATCCGGGTTACCCAGGCGGAGATGAACGGAATGCAAGTCTTTCATCATGTAGCGAGCTTGCGCGAAGCGCTTGCCGAGGCGCGCAGCAATGGCAAGACCATTGGCTTCGTGCCCACGATGGGCAATCTCCACGATGCCCATATTGAGCTGGTCAAGCTGGCCCAGCAACACTGCGACCTGGTGGTGGTCTCCATCTTCGTCAACCGCCTGCAGTTCGGCCTCAATGAGGACTGGGACAAGTACCCGCGCACCATGGAGCAGGACATGGCGCGGCTGCGGGCCGTTGAATGTGATTTTCTCTTTCACCCGGAAGAGAGTGAAATCTATCCCAATGGCATGGACCAGCAGACCCGTGTGGTATGCCCGGCCATGACCGATGTGCTCTGTGGCGCCAGCCGTCCCGGCCATTTCGAGGGCGTTACCACGGTGGTGGCCAAGCTGTTCAATATTGTGCAGCCGCACAGGGCCGTGTTTGGTATCAAGGACTTCCAGCAGCTGGCGGTGATCCGGCGGATGACCGAGGACCTGTGTATCCCGGTGGAGATCATTGCGGCACCGGTGCACCGCGAGTCCGATGGGCTGGCGATGAGCTCTCGCAACAGTTACATCACCGCCGAAGAGCGTCCGAAGGTGGCCGTGCTGAACCGCTCGCTGAACTGGGTGCGGGAGTCGATTGAGCAGGGCCGGCGGGATTTTGCCGAGCTCGAAGCGGAGGCGAAAAAAAGGATCGAGGACAGTGGCTTCCAGCTCGATTACTTCTCTATCCGCAACAGTCGCAACCTGGAACCGGCGGCCCACGACGATCGCGAGATCACCGTACTGGGCGCAATGTATACCAGCGCCGCGCGACTGATCGACAACGTCTCGCTAGAGCTATAACAGGTACCGATCAGACGGTTGAAAGATGGGCGGTCAGCAACCGCCCGTTCTTTACTCTTCGTAGATGGCGTAAAACTTCTTTACGCTGCCCACAGTTTCCCAGCTGCCCTCAAAGCCCGCCGGAATACAGAAGGCGTCGCCCATGACGACGCGCTCACTGTGACCGTCCGCATCGGTGATGATCGCCTCTCCGTCGATGATGTAGCAGAACTCATCTTCGCTATAGCTGAGCTTCCACTTGCCCGCGTCTGAAGACCAGACCCCGCAGAAGAAATTTTCCTTGGCGTTGGTAAAAAAGTGCTCGGTGAGTTGCTGGGGCTTGCCGGCCAGCAGCTTCTCTTCGGCTACCGGACCTGCTTCCCGCTCACCCTGGCCCTCTACGATGCGCAGTAATTTCTTGTTCATGTTTCACCTCAAAATGTGATCACTTTTTTGTGGCGTTATTGTGCCCGGCTTTCTCTAAAAATGGCACCGCAATTGCTGTCGGGCCGTGAAAGCCGCCGGGGAGCGGCGTACCATGAAATAGAGACCAAGGTGACAGCGTTGTCATTTTGCCGCCTTGAATGCTATAACTGGCCGACAAGATTGATCGCTCCGGAGCAGGCTGATGCGCACGGGGCGGTGCGATGAAACCCGATAATTCTAATAAGGGAGAGAACGATGTCCGAAGTCCACATCCGCCGGGTGCCGGCGGAGTTCGCCGCAGAAGCACATATCCGTGCCGAAGACTACGAGAAGCTCTACCACCAGTCCGTCGAGGATCCGGATGCGTTCTGGGCCCAGCAGGCCAAGGACTTCCTTCAGTGGCAGAAACCGTTTACCAAAGTTTGCGAAGAGGACCTGAAGCGCGGACACGCGGCCTGGTTTGCCGACGGTGCGCTGAATGTCACCGTCAACTGTATCGACCGTCACCTGCCCGCCCGCGCCCAACAGACGGCAATCATCTGGGAGGGCGATGATCCCGCTGACAGTAAGACCATCACCTACGGTGAGCTGCACGAGCAGGTCTGCCGCCTGGCCAATCTTCTGCGAGCCAGGGGTGTGAAGAAGGGCGATCGG from Microbulbifer aggregans includes these protein-coding regions:
- a CDS encoding saccharopine dehydrogenase family protein → MARVLIIGAGGVGQVVAHKCAQVEDVFEHITLASRTKSKCDKIAEMLPRMIDTAEVDADNVPELVKLIEKVKPDMVINVALPYQDLHIMDACLETGVHYLDTANYEPPEEAKFEYKWQWAYQEKFEKAGLMALLGSGFDPGVTSVFTAHANKHHFDRMKTLDILDCNAGDHGLPFATNFNPEINIREITANGRYWEDGEWVTTKPLEYKRVFDFPEGIGEKDIYLLYHEELESLSKHFPELERARFWMTFSANYLKHLEVLQNVGMTGIEPVEFQGQEIVPIQFLKTLLPDPASLGPLTKGKTCIGNIIRGIKDGKDKIYYVYNICDHQECYKEVKSQAISYTTGVPAMIGAKMMMEGKWMKPGVWNLEQLDPDPFMADLNRYGLPWQEAWLDEPFQ
- the speA gene encoding biosynthetic arginine decarboxylase, coding for MKKQQVKDWTCEDSAELYGIRNWGAGYFDLNESGEISVKVTNSTGATNTVSLMDIASGAVERGLGMPLLLRIENLLDAQVALLNQSFAKAIDQCGYRNVFRGVFPIKVNQQCQVIEEIAKAGKPFNHGLEAGSKAELITALSTLESTDSLIVCNGYKDEEFINLGLQAMRLGVQVFFVVETPSEVATIISCAEREQVRPNIGVRIKLASKVGGYWNATSGDRSIFGLGSNDLIAMVDELRRHDMLDCLKLLHYHLGSQVPNIRDIRTGVLEACRYYADLVEEGAAMGYLDLGGGLAVDYDGSKTNDTHSRNYSLDEYCVDVVEAIMGTLDSEGVEHPVIITESGRATVAYSSVLLFDILDTTRYEPVAIDTNKIGEDDHPMLRNLKEAVDSVNSSNLQESYNDALYYRDEIRSLYLHGQVSLRERANAENLFLHGAQKIRVLLDEAEEVPVDLQSLPVALSDIYYGNFSLFQSLPDIWAIDQLFPLVPIHRHHEAPTRSAIIADITCDCDGKIDRFIGRQEEQRTLPLHELKEGEDYILGSFLIGAYQETLGDLHNLFGDTNVVSVRIHEDGSFDYSREIHGDSIADVLSYVEYRPQDMFERFRKLAEKAVKDGKITAQQRKQILHTYTASMSGYTYFEK
- a CDS encoding DUF6515 family protein; translated protein: MKTLITTLATAGLLLVGPGLALADNSPAGSAFERAYQKEKHRQRQQHRGRGENHQGENYQGDHRPKNRQDRDWDRNRGGKHWKRDDRRDHPGSGHAWGHGKGKDRDHHKRPHYGKPYYAKHGDRGHYKKRKHYRKHRHHWRPSHYHYGYRWRHLPQNFIRVSFGGIGFFYSDGIFYRPHQGAYVVAQPPIGAIVTSLPGSAVSVVFGGRNYYVAYDTYYLWDGHRRGYRIVDNPGIYY
- the panC gene encoding pantoate--beta-alanine ligase — encoded protein: MQVFHHVASLREALAEARSNGKTIGFVPTMGNLHDAHIELVKLAQQHCDLVVVSIFVNRLQFGLNEDWDKYPRTMEQDMARLRAVECDFLFHPEESEIYPNGMDQQTRVVCPAMTDVLCGASRPGHFEGVTTVVAKLFNIVQPHRAVFGIKDFQQLAVIRRMTEDLCIPVEIIAAPVHRESDGLAMSSRNSYITAEERPKVAVLNRSLNWVRESIEQGRRDFAELEAEAKKRIEDSGFQLDYFSIRNSRNLEPAAHDDREITVLGAMYTSAARLIDNVSLEL
- a CDS encoding cupin domain-containing protein, with product MNKKLLRIVEGQGEREAGPVAEEKLLAGKPQQLTEHFFTNAKENFFCGVWSSDAGKWKLSYSEDEFCYIIDGEAIITDADGHSERVVMGDAFCIPAGFEGSWETVGSVKKFYAIYEE